Part of the Corynebacterium caspium DSM 44850 genome, GCTCAACATCTAAAACTTCAGCCACCACAGTTACTTGTTCCCCTGCGGCCATTATTTCTAATGGTACTTGTGCCCCATTGACTGAATAGTTGCGCGGATAATGGCTCAGCAGATCGCTAACCGTATGGGCTCGAAGGGCACTAGCTATTTTTTTGGCATCTTTTGCTTCGAAGATTTCCGCTAGTGGCCGGTCATCATGCCACCCCAGCATCTATTCGACCCCTATCTCCACATAATATTCGCTGTTTTTTATCGGATAAACAGTTATATCGACATGTGAACTTAAGGCTTCTTTAATTTCAGTAATATCTAAGTCAATATCCTCACGTACTAAAAGCGTTAAAAGCTCTGCATTAGGATTTAGTAGTTGGCGGCAAACCATAATCACCGCTTCGGTTACTGATTCTCCCACAAAAACTACTGCCCCAGCTTGCAAATGTTGGCGGGGCAATCCACTTGAACCTAGCGGTGATACTTCTACTGCTGTGCCCAAAACTGCCAAAATATCGCCTTTGGCACAGGGCCCGGCATCGGAAAGATGCGCTTGGGCAGCCGGATAAATAACTGCGGTGCGCATGGCTGTGGCGGCTTCTTGCATATTGCTGATGGTATTTGTGAAATCCTGTACCGGGTCATGTACTGCTAAAGCTGCAATCCCGCTTACTAAAGAAGCACTAGATATGGCAGCGAAATTTAAATTCGATTTAGCAATAACAGCAGAAAGCTCTAATAGTTCTGCTTCACTAAGATACCCATTGGGTAAAACTACAATTTCACTAGGGTTTTTAGTAGCAATTTCGCCTTGAATAGCACTAAGCGCGTTAACCCCGGGAACTATAATTACCGCCCCAGCTTCTTGGAATAAACCTTCTACACTATCTAAGGGCGCAATAGCGATAAGGAGCCGTGTTCCTAGCTTTCCACCTTTATCGGTGCCCACTGCTATTTCTTCGCTATGAGCTACTAAAGCTTCTAGTCTTAAGTCACTAACCTGGCCAGTTTTATAGGCTGTCTCAATAACTTTGCCAGCTTGTGTGGAATGTATATGTATGGTTCCTTGGGCGGGGTTTTCCGCAGCAATAACCAGGCTATCGCCTAAAGGCTGAAGCAGTGCTTTAAGTTTTTCCAAGTCCCCTGCAAAATAGAACATGATTTCCAGATAGCTGGTTTGAAGCTCAGCTGCAGTATTTGGAGCAGTCTTTGCAGAACAGCTCGCACTAGCAGTTTCCACGGCAGTTTCAGGAGTTATCACCGGTGCCGGTGCAGCGGCTAATTCTTCGCCTAAAACTTCTGATTCAAGTGCTGCCAGCAGTACTACTAGGCCTTGTCCTCCAGCATCTACCACCCCAGCTTCTCTGAGAACAGCCAGTTGAGAAGGGGTTTTCGCTAAAGCTTCCCGGGCTGCTGTGGCCGCATTATTGACCACTGCCGCCAAAGATTCTTCAGTTTGTGCAGCCTCAGCAGCAGCTCTTAATACCGTAATTACGGTACCTTCTACAGGTTCTGCAATAGCACGATCCACAAATTTAAGCGCCATAACTAAAGAGTGCGATATCGCTTTGCTATCTATTTCATCAGCATTAGCGGCCTCGGCAACCCCGCGTAAAACCTGTGAAAGAACTACCCCCGAATTTCCGCGCGCTCCTCTAACTGCTCCCGTCGCCAAAGCTGCGGCTACTTCTGAAGCATTTGGATGAGCTTGCGGGAGCAACTCCACTGCCTCCAAAGCGGCCTCCATGGTGTGGGCCATATTTGAGCCGGTATCTGCATCTGGAACTGGAAATACATTGAGTTGGTTAATCTCTGCACGTCTAGCAGAGAGTTCCGCAACTGCCCGGCGCGCCCAGGAGTGGAGTTGAGAACCGTTTAGGACGGACAGTGATGTGGCCATGATGAGCCAGTTTACAGTTGCCAGTTCACTGGGGTGGTACCGAGGTCTGTAAGTATCTGGTTTGTGCGGGAAAAAGGTTTGGAGCCAAAGAAGCCACGAGAGGCTGAAAGTGGAGACGGATGAGGGCTTTCGATGCGTGGACAATCGCCTAGAAAGGCTGCGGTAGTTTGGGCATCACGCCCCCATAAAATGGCTACTAGAGGTTTTCCGGGGCGGTTTGCTAGTGCGCGGATAGCTGTTTCGGTAACTAATTCCCAACCTTTGCCGCGATGTGAAGCAGGTTTGCCTGGGGTCACGGTTAAAACCCGGTTGAATAGGGCTACTCCTTGGCGACTCCATGCGGTGAGGTCACCATCGGTTGCCTGGATACCTAGGTCGGAGTGTAATTCTTTGAAGATATTGCTTAAAGAGCGTGGTAGAGGACGTATTCCGGGTTTGGTACTAAAGGAGAGTCCCATAGCGTGGCCAGGGGTGGGATAGGGGTCCTGGCCTACTATTAGTACTTTTATTTCGGTAAATGGGTAGGTGAAGGCTTTGAAGATATCGGGGGCGGCGGGAAGGTATCCGCGCCCGGCAGCGACTTCGGACTTTAAGAATTCGCCCATTTGGTGGATTTGGTTTTCTACAGGAGCCAGTATCGGTTGCCAGCTGGGGTGTATGGCTAAGTTCATAGTTTTAAAAGCTTAGCCAACCAGAAATATAGGGCAGGGCTTTGCCGCCAAGGGTTAAGCCTTGGCCTCTAGATACCGTGCCTATATCGCGAAATCCTGAAGGAGTAGCAGCACTGGTGGTGGCCAAGATGGTGTGGTCTTCTCCACCACTTAGGATCCATTGCCAGGGGTCGGTGCCAAGATAATCGGCGGCTGCTTGAAGTAATTCGTTGGGTTTGATGGCTGCTGGGTTTAGATCTATGGCTACTTTGGAGTGTTTGGCTAAGGTGGCAGTGTCTACGGCTAAGCCATCGGAGTTATCGGTGGCGGCGGTGGCTCCGGTGGCGCGCGCTATCATGCCGCGGGCAGGTTGGATTTTGGGGTGGGTGTGGGCGTCTCTTAGGGGGATAAATTCAGCCGGCATATCGCGTCCGAAATATTCTAGAAGAGCTAATCCAGCTGCGGAGTATCCGATTTGTCCAGAGGCAACTAGGCGTTGTCCAGGTTTAGCTTTATTTAGAGTTAAGGGTGGTCGGCTGCCACCAAGGGTTCCGATGGCGGTGATGGTTATGACGATATCTGGTCCAGCGGTTAAATCTCCGCCGACTAGTTCTGCGGAGAATTCGGTGAGCTGGTTTTGGATTCCGATGCTTAGCCCTTGCACAAATTCTATGGGGGTGTTTTTAGCTAAGGTTAGTGCCAGTACTGCGGCTATGGGGCGGGCTCCCATGGCTTCAATATCGGCGAAATTTTGGGTGATGGCTTTGGCCCCTATTTCTGCGGGGGTGGACCATTTTAGGTTGAAGTGGCGCTGATTTACCAGGGTATCGGTGGTGACTACAGTGCGGGTATTGGGGGGTGCTTTGAATAGGACAGCGGCGTCATCGCCGTTAATTTTGGATTTAGCGGCTGCTCGGATGATCTCGATGACTCCGATTTCGCCTACTTCACCGACGGTAAGGCCCTGGTTAATCACTTCGGGCCTCCTTTCTGGCACTATCAGTAGTTATGAGTTCCCCTCAATTTAATCGCACTCCTATATATATTGCTTTGGGCCTAGCTGTGTCTTTGGTTTTTGGGATTTTAATTAGCGCCAGAATAGTCTCTGACCAGGTAAGACAAGTCCATTTATCGGTTTTGGATGCTCCTGATAGTCAGTCAGTTGCTTGTACTGAGCTTATCGACGCGTTGCCGCGGCGAATTTCTGGTATTAGCAGGGCTGGTTTAATTGATCCAGCGCCGGCAGGTGCGGCTGCTTGGTCAGCTGGGACGGAGGGGAGCCCGCGGGTGACGTTGCGTTGCGGGGTGCGGTTACCACGGGAATATCAAGAGTTTTCTCAGCCTATTGATTTTTCGGGGGTGTCTTGGTTAAGGATAGCTGAGCCAGGAGCTGATTTAGTTACTTGGTATGCGGTGAACAGAAACCCGGTGGTGGCTATTACAGCTGCAGGTTTAAAGATTCAGGATTCGAATTCTCCTGCGGAAGATATTTCTACAGCTGTTAAGTCTTTGGAGATTAAGCATTGGGATCCTGCCCCGCTGCCCTTTGCAGAAGTTGCAATTTCGCAGGCAGATTTGTGTGCAGATTTTGCGGCGAGTTTACCTGCTGAAATTGCTGGTTTTCAATTGGTACAAGGTGGGTTAAAACCTGTTTGGACCAAACTTGGCAGTGCCCCTATTACTGCAGCTTGTGGGCTAGATTTACCAGCAGAATATGAAGCTGGGGTTCGTCTTAATCAAGTTAATGAGGTGGCTTGGTTAAATACTGAGCAAGGCTCATATGCGCTTAATAGGAAAGCAATTGTGGGCTTATCTTTACCTAGTGCGGCCAGCAGTGCGCTGGTGGATTTCAGCAATTATATTGCCGCCACCATAGCGCCTGCTGAAGCTTTAGGCTAAAGTTTTCCAGCTTTTTGCTTGTTTTTCTCTGCTAGTGCCGTCTGGATGAGGGTTTCAATTAATTGTGGATAAGTGATCCCGGTAGCCGCAAATACTTTGGGATACATTGAGATATCGGTAAACCCTGGCAAAGTATTGATTTCATTTAGCAAGGGACCATTTGGGGTGAGAAAGAAATCTACTCGAGCGATGCCGGTGCCGTCGATAGCTTGAAAAGCTTTAATCGCTAATTCTTGTATTTCTTTAGCCGCTGCTGGGGGTATTTGTGCAGGTATAGCTGCGGCGACCTGACCATCTAAGTATTTTGCAGAAAATCCGTAGAAACCTTCAGTAGAATCTGCGGTGCCCAACAGTTGTGCAGGTACTGAGGCAAGGATTTTTCCGTCGGGATATTGCAGTACTCCTACTTCGATTTCAGAGCCTTTAATTTCTGCTTCCACTACTATTTTGGTGTCATATTCAAAAGCAGTTGCAATAGCTGCCTCTAATTCAGCAGCGGTATTCACCTTGGAAATACCGATCGAGGATCCGCCGCGTGCAGGTTTTATAAATACTGGGAGTCCTAAATATTCCAGCTGTTTTGCACTGAGTTCTTCACCGGCATGAAGCACTACTTCTCTAGTAATGGGGATGCCGGCTTGCTGCATTAGCTTTTTAGTGAATTCTTTATCCATTCCGGTAGCTGATGCCAGTACGCCACAACCTACATATGGAATTCCTGAAAGTTCGAATAAGCCCTGGATAGTGCCATCTTCGCCATAGGGGCCATGCATTACTGGAAAGATTAGATCTACTTCTGCAACTAGCGAGGCATCGGTTAGCGAGAAAAATTGGCCCTTAGTGGCCGAAGCCAAAGAAAGAGTAATTTCTAAGTTTTCTTCAGATACTTCTGGCAGAGATTCCACACCTACTGGATCCAAGGCGCCTACGGTCCACCTGCCAGTACGAGTAATTCCTACCGGAAATATCTCGTATTTTTCCGGATCCATTGCCTTAATGATGGATCTAGCAGTGATACAAGAAATGGAATGTTCGGGGCTGCGGCCACCGTAGATAACCGCTACCCTAGTTTTTTCTAACATACCTACTCTGCTTTCTTTGACCGGCCCATAAGCGCAATAACCATATCTTCAACACTCATACCCTTATGGCACACAGCATATACAGCTTGGGTAAGTGGCATCTCTACCTGGGCACGAGCGGCGAGATTAAATATGGATTGGGAAGATATTACTCCTTCAGCGACTTGACCGTGAGTTGCTAATCTGGCCTCTTCTAAACTGGCTCCTTCGCCTAGTCGAAAGCCAAAACTCCGATTTCTAGATAGCGGGGAAGAACATGTGGCCACTAAATCTCCGAGGCCGGCCAAACCCGAAAAAGTTCGGGCATCTGCACCTAAAGCCACTCCTAAACGGGTAATTTCAGCCAAACCTCGAGTTATTAAGGTAGCCAGGGTATTTTCCCCCAAGCCGCGTCCAGAAGCCATGCCACAGGCCAGGGCAATAACATTTTTACAAGCCCCACCGATTTCACATCCAGTGACGTCTTGGTTGGTATATGGGCGTAAATAATTGGTGGCTACCGCCGCTTGGACTAATTTTGCGCGGGACTCATCCTGACAAGCAATAACGGTGGCTGCAGGCTGTTCTTCGGCAATTTCTCGAGCCAAGTTCGGCCCGGTTAACACCGCTATGCGGGCAGGATCAAAACCGGTAGCATCCACTATTACTTCTGTCATTAGCTTAAGCGTTTCTGCTTCTACACCTTTGGATATAGAAACTACCGTGGCGGTCGGAGGAATCAGGTGATGCCAAGCGGCTAAGTTTTCGCGCAAGGTTTGGCTAGGTACTGCCAATACAACTATTTCTGCGCCTTCAAGAGCCCTAGCGGGCTGATCTACTACCTGAATAGCTAAGGGAAGTTTAATACCTTTGAGATAATCCGGATTTTCATGAGTTTCCTGAATCGTTTGCGCCAAAGAAACCCGGCGCGCCCACAGCGCAACTTCATTGCCGGCATCAGCAAAAACTTTTGCCAGCGTTGTACCCCAAGAACCTGCACCCATCACTGCCACGTTGACCACGTCAGTTTCCTCCTTTAAAAGAACTCCTCACAGCATAATGGCAAGGGGGTAGAAAAGTGTGCGTTTAGTTCGTTTTTGAAGCAAGATAGCAGGATGAATACTCACGGTAATGATAAGTCTTTAAATCCTGGAGTGCTTTTGAAGGGGAAGTTCCAGGCAATTTCTGCTAATCCAGGAGCTCGCTATTCACGGGCAGTTTTAGCAGCGGGGGCTGTTTTATGGCTAGATGGCAAGATTGCGGTGGTTCATCGTCCCCGGTATAACGACTGGTCTCTGCCTAAAGGGAAAGTGGATCGTGGGGAAAACTTAGTTGCAGCAGCAGTGCGTGAAATCTTTGAAGAAACTGGATATGTGGTGCGCTTAGAAAAGCTCCTGGGGGTGGTCAATTATCCAGTTAATAAAAACACCAAGGTGGTTTATTACTGGAATGCGCAGGTGACTGGCGGGGCGTATTCACCAGGAGATACCGATGATGAGGTTGATGAGCTGCGGTGGTTGGATCCTGAAACTGCTTTGGATTTAGTTTCCTATGCGGTGGATCGCAAACTAATTAAACGAGCTATTAAGCATCACACTCAGCAGGTACATACGAGGGTACTTTTGGTGCGCCATGGCGATGCTGGGGATCGACAGCAATGGGCGGGCAATGATTTAAAGCGTCCTTTAACAGTGCGTGGATTGCAGCAAGCTAAAGCTTTAAGAACCTTATTGCGGGCTTATCAACCCACGACATATTATGCTGCGGACCCGCTGCGGTGTAAGCAAACCTTAAAAAAACTAGCCTCCAAACAAAATTTGCCGATTAGCATAGATCCCCTTTTCGGTGATGCTGCTTGGCAACGGCACCCCAAAAAGGTTCTGGCTAAATTCCAGGAAGTAATTTCTGCCGGTGGGGTAACTGCTATCGCCTCCCAAGGTGAGGTGATCCCAGGAATTATTAATGCGCTAGCCCAGGAAGCCAGTTTGCCTTTGCAACTAATTCCGGCTGCCAAGGCTAGCGTATGGGTTTTATCTTTTAATTCTGCAGGAAAACTAGTAGGTGCTGACTATCTAGAATCTCCGTTGCGCGTGCGCTAAACCAGAAACTGGAAACCGAAATTTGTGGCGGCGGCGTTGGCGGTGCTGGTAGCTCCGGCCGCGCTGCACTGCTTATTGCACTGCCGGCTTAAAAGCTGGTCGCTGCGCTTCGAAAGCGGTTATAGCTGCTTCTTGGCGCAGGGTTAGCCCAATATCATCTAGGCCTTCAAGTAAACGCCATTTAGTGTATTCATCGATTTCGAAATTAACTACGGCACTACCAGCGCGCAGCGTTTGGGACGGCAAATCTACGATTATTTCCATCCCTGGTTCTTGTTCTATTAGTTTCCACAACAGCTCTGCGTCATCTTCAGAAATAATGCCAGTTAAAAGCCCAGCTTTACCGGAATTACCGCGAAAGATATCAGCAAAGCGGGGCGAAAATACCGCCTTAAAGCCATAATCCATCAGAGCCCATACGGCATGTTCGCGGGAGGAACCGGTACCGAAATCCGAGCCGGCAATTAGTACCGAACCGTTTTTATAAGCTTGTTGATTAAGTACAAATTCAGGATTTTTTCGCCAATTAGCAAAAAGACCATCTTCAAAACCAGTGCGGCTAACGCGTTTTAGGTATACCGCTGGAATGATTTGGTCAGTATCTACATTGGAGGCCTGCAAAGGTACCGCGATACCAGTATGGGTGGTGAATTGTTCCATGAGTATTTTTCCTACGTTCTTAGAAAGTCTTGGAATTAGAGGTCTGCAGGGCTAGCTAAATGGCCAGCTATAGCCGTTGCCGCAGCTACTAGCGGTGAAACCAGGTGAGTACGCCCACCTGGGCCTTGCCGGCCTTCAAAATTACGATTAGAAGTAGAAGCGGAACGTTCTCCAGGGACTAATTGATCTGGATTCATTCCCAAGCACATAGAACAACCTGGGGTACGCCATTCGGCGCCTGAGGCTTTAAAAACTTCATCAAGTCCTTCTTCTTCAGCTTGTTTTTTAACCATGGCTGAGGAAGGAACTACCAACATACGAGTATTTTTATGAACTTTTCGCCCCGCTAAGATATCGGCAGCAGCGCGTAAATCCTCGATTCGAGAATTCGTACAAGAACCTAAAAATACGGTATCAATGGCGATATCTCGCAGCGGAGTTCCCGGTTTTAAGCCCATATATTCTAAAGCTTTAAACGCTGATTCTTTTTCGCTCTCGCTACCAAAATCTTCTGGATCTGGCACTGTGGCATCCAGTGGTAAACCCTGTCCGGGGTTTGTCCCCCAGGTCACAAATGGAGTTAGGGAGTCGCCATCAATATGGACGACGGTATCGAATTTGGCACCATCGTCAGTAGCTAGAGTTTTCCAATAAGCCACCGCTGCCTCCCAATCTGTACCTGTGGGGGCAAGTTCGCGGCCTTTGAGGTATTCAAAAGTGGTTTCATCAGGGGCGATCATTCCAGCACGGGCGCCGGCTTCTATGGACATATTACAAATTGTCATGCGGGCTGCCATCGAAAGTTTCTGGATAGCTTCGCCGCGATATTCAATAATATGGCCTTGCCCACCACCAGTACCGATCTTGGCGATGATGGCCAAAATCAAATCTTTGGCGGTAACTCCTGGCTGCAATGCGCCAGAAACTTCAATGGCCATGGTTTTAAAAGGTTTTAGCGATAATGTCTGCGTAGCCATTACGTGCTCTACCTCAGAGGTGCCAATTCCCATGCCAATTGAGCCAAATGCGCCGTGGGTGGAGGTGTGTGAATCTCCGCACACAATGGTCATCCCAGGTTGGGTAGCCCCAGTTTCAGGTCCTACGGCGTGCACGATTCCTTGCTGTAAATCGCCCATTGGATGCAGACGAATTCCAAATTCGGCACAATTTTGACGTAAGGTTGCCACCTGTGTTCGAGAGGTGACATCAGCAATATCTAATAAATTGCCCCCCACTACCCCGGTAGTAGGAACATTATGATCCTCGGTTGCCAAGTGAAGATCTGGACGACGAATTTTACGTCCAGCTAATCGCATCCCATCAAAAGCTTGCGGGGAGGTCACCTCATGGAGAAGTTGTAGATCGATATAAATTAGATCAGGCTCATCGGCACCACCTTTGACAACAATATGATCGCGCCAAACTTTTTCTGCCAGAGTCAACTTTTCAGCCATAACTCGCCCACCTTTTCTAACCGCCGGAAACCACTACTAGAATCCCACACTACGGAATGCTAGTATCAAAGTATGGGACAGTATACCGTATCGGGCATTAAAGTTCTGGATCGCGCCGTATCCATAATCACTTCAGTAGCTGAGCACCCCCGCTCGCTTTCTGAACTCAGCAAAGAAACCGGTTTACCAAGAGCCAGTGCGCACCGCATAGCCACTGCTCTTGAAGTGCACGGACTCCTCACCCGCGGTACTGATGGACGTTTCGAACTCGGCCGTTGCCTGCATTCCTCGCAACTGCTTACCGAAGCCGCCCTGCCAATCATGGAACGCCTCATTCAAGAAACTGGCGAATCATCTCAACTATACGAACTCCGCGGGCTTAATAGGCTTTGTGTCGCCTCTGTTGCCCCTGATGCCGGCCTGCAAAATATAGTTCCCACCGGCACACAATTACCGCTAAACGCCGGCTCGGCCGCCAAAATATTTATAGCCTTTGGAGCTGCCCCTATGCCTGCAGACGCAGCCTTTAGCACCACCGAATTAGCTGATATTCGAAACCGCGGTTGGGCAGATTCAGTCTCAGAAAGAGAAGTTGGCCTAGCTAGCGTTTCCGCCCCAATCTATGGCCGTAATGGCAAACTACTAGCGGTGCTCTCACTAAGCGGGCTTGCAGATCGACTAAAACCAAGCCCCGGGGTTAAATGGGGAGAAACCATTAAAAAAGCCGCAGCTAAGCTCAGCAATAATCAGCTACCAGGTTAAACCCAGAGCATATAAAAAGGTCCAGCACTCGTGAAACCTAAAAAACTAGTGCTGGACCGCGTACCCCGTACGGGATTTGAACCCGTGTTACCGCCGTGAGAGGGCGGCGTCCTAGGCCACTAGACGAACGGGGCATATCTGTTAAAAACAGTGCGTTAAAAAGCCTTTTAAAAACAAGACTTCAACTAAAGTAAAACACTACCCCACCAAGATGCAACATCCCTGCTAAGGGCAAAAAAATCCGCTTGCAATAACCGAAGTTACTACAAGCGGAAAACGTACCCCGTACGGGATTTGAACCCGTGTTACCGCCGTGAGAGGGCGGCGTCCTAGGCCGCTAGACGAACGGGGCATTAGGACGCGATAATTAAATCGCTGCTGGCCTACCAGGACTCGAACCTAGAACGACGGTACCAGAAACCGCTGTGTTGCCAATTACACCATAGGCCATCATTGCTAATTCGCAGCCATTTTGAAAGTTCATTAAAGCTCTTAAGACCGCTCTTTGCAACGGGTAACACTATAACCAGAAGTCTTAAGTTAATACAACTCCGCAGCTCATAGCCTATTTAAAGCCTACCTTTGCCCTCTGGCACCAAGCTATTTAGTACCAATAAAGAGAAGTAAAGGTAGGCCAAAACCTTAACTGAAATGAAATTCGCAGCTAGTAAAATAAACTATTCGGCTGCTTGCTCAAAAGGCGTCAGACTAAGAGCTTTTTCCAAACGCGCCAAAGTAGACTCTTTGCCCAATAATTCCATCGACTCAAAAAGTGGTGGAGAAATAGCGGCACCTGAAATAGCTACCCGCAAAGCACCATAAGCCTTACGCGGCTTGAGCTCTAGTTCTGTAATTAAGGCCTGCTGCAAGGTCTTCTCAATCTCTGCAGTAGTCCAGTCTTGCACTGCCTTTAAGCGCTCGATCGCAATCTGGAGTGGCTGCAACGCATCTTCTTTAAGATTGCGACGCGCAGAACGCGGATCCAGCTCTAGGGCCTCATCTGGGGTGACTAGGAACTTGAGGAGGTCATAGGCATCGCCAAGCATTTTGATGCGCGTTTGCACCAAATCTGCAGCAAAACGGAATTTATCTGCTGGATAAGTTGTCGGGAAATCAGTGAACTCGTTGAAATAAGTGCGCAACCGAGCGGTGAAATCATCTAACTCTAAGAGTCGAATTTGGTCCGCATTTATGGCCTCTAGCTTCTTTTGATCAAAGCGCGCCGGGTTTCCAAGCACATCGGTGATCTCAAAATTAGCCACTAGATCCTCTGGGCTAAAAATATCCTTATCTGCAGAAAGAGACCATCCAAGAAGTGCCAGATAGTTGATCATGCCTTCAGGAATAATGCCAGCATCGCGATGATTAAAGAGGTTAGACTCTGGATCACGCTTAGAAAGCTTCTTATTACCCTGCCCTAAAACAAAAGGTAGATGGCCAAATTCTGGGGTAAAATCAGTGACCCCAATTCGCTTTAAAGCCTGGTATAGAGCTAGCTGACGCGGCGTCGAGGAAAGGAGATCCTCTCCGCGCAAAACATGGGTAATCCCCATTAGGGCATCGTCTACCGGATTAACCAAGGTATACAGCGGATCCCCATTAGAACGCGCAACTACGTAATCTGGCTGGGTAGATGCTTTAAATTCCACTTCACCGCGGACTAGATCAACCCATTTCCAATCCTGCTCTGGCATCCGCAGACGCCATACGGGCTTACGACCAGCAGCCTCA contains:
- a CDS encoding IclR family transcriptional regulator, translating into MGQYTVSGIKVLDRAVSIITSVAEHPRSLSELSKETGLPRASAHRIATALEVHGLLTRGTDGRFELGRCLHSSQLLTEAALPIMERLIQETGESSQLYELRGLNRLCVASVAPDAGLQNIVPTGTQLPLNAGSAAKIFIAFGAAPMPADAAFSTTELADIRNRGWADSVSEREVGLASVSAPIYGRNGKLLAVLSLSGLADRLKPSPGVKWGETIKKAAAKLSNNQLPG
- the gltX gene encoding glutamate--tRNA ligase, which codes for MSEVRVRFCPSPTGTPHVGMVRTALFNWAYARHAGGKLIFRIEDTDAARDSEESYQAIIDSLQWLNLDWDEGVVIGGPHEPYRQSQRKDIYADILQKLIDAGEVYPAYSTAEEVEARHKAKGEDPKLGYDNFDRTLSPEQIAEFEAAGRKPVWRLRMPEQDWKWVDLVRGEVEFKASTQPDYVVARSNGDPLYTLVNPVDDALMGITHVLRGEDLLSSTPRQLALYQALKRIGVTDFTPEFGHLPFVLGQGNKKLSKRDPESNLFNHRDAGIIPEGMINYLALLGWSLSADKDIFSPEDLVANFEITDVLGNPARFDQKKLEAINADQIRLLELDDFTARLRTYFNEFTDFPTTYPADKFRFAADLVQTRIKMLGDAYDLLKFLVTPDEALELDPRSARRNLKEDALQPLQIAIERLKAVQDWTTAEIEKTLQQALITELELKPRKAYGALRVAISGAAISPPLFESMELLGKESTLARLEKALSLTPFEQAAE